The following are encoded together in the Brassica napus cultivar Da-Ae chromosome A9, Da-Ae, whole genome shotgun sequence genome:
- the LOC125577821 gene encoding uncharacterized protein LOC125577821, giving the protein MYPIAWAVVDVENEPNWCWFIQNLKADLNLQNGRGFTLISDRQKGLLNAVEKELPMVEHRMCARHIYANLKKAFPRQSEMKTLFWRVAESYTIPEYQKNLEAVQKYDMRIFEAIMEKNPKNCSLAFCGPTASCIDVHNNISESFNNAIDPARYTPMVEMLEVIRRSAMVRIDLRKLKARQHKSRFTTRATQFIELEQEKIKFCKMYPGSDGRCEVRECNTSFSLNMRMRTCSCRRWEMSGLPCRHALRVIADKKLNYEDYTSSWYSNSQQQQIFSDSIRPVTGMQFWQKLGCVVKPPAGLIEEVENRKGRKPKPKRKKGQNESPKKKVSREKRIMHCGCCGIAGHNAKNCKNFGVPKFLKPRKRMSSNTGEDGYESTNTNGGDTSDFGDGPSQSTQY; this is encoded by the exons ATGTATCCAATAGCGTGGGCGGTTGTTGATGTAGAAAATGAACCCAATTGGTGCTGGTTCATACAAAATCTGAAGGCAGACTTGAATCTTCAAAATGGTCGTGGTTTTACTTTGATCTCTGATAGGCAAAAG gGTTTGCTGAATGCAGTTGAGAAGGAGCTACCTATGGTAGAACACCGGATGTGTGCTCGCCACATCTACGCAAACTTGAAAAAGGCTTTTCCTCGCCAAAGTGAGATGAAGACCCTGTTTTGGCGAGTAGCTGAAAGTTATACCATACCTGAGTACCAGAAAAACTTGGAAGCTGTTCAGAAATATGATATGCGTATCTTTGAAGCTATAATGGAGAAGAATCCAAAGAATTGTAGCTTGGCTTTTTGTGGACCAACTGCTTCCTGCATAGATGTTCACAACAACATTTCAGAGTCATTCAACAATGCCATCGATCCTGCAAGGTATACACCAATGGTTGAGATGTTAGAGGTAATAAGAAGAAGTGCCATGGTGAGGATTGATTTGAGAAAGCTGAAAGCACGACAACATAAAAGTAGATTCACTACTCGGGCTACACAGTTCATAGAATTAGAGCAAGAAAAGATTAAGTTCTGCAAGATGTATCCAGGATCAGATGGAAGATGTGAAGTAAGAGAGTGTAATACAAGCTTCAGTTTGAACATGAGGATGAGGACTTGTTCTTGTCGGAGATGGGAAATGAGTGGACTTCCATGTCGTCATGCATTACGCGTGATTGCAGATAAGAAGCTCAACTACGAAGACTACACCTCTAGCTGGTACTCTAACTCACAGCAGCAACAAATATTTAGTGACTCGATACGTCCAGTTACCGGTATGCAGTTTTGGCAGAAACTTGGTTGTGTTGTTAAGCCACCTGCTGGTCTTATTGAAGAGGTAGAAAATAGGAAAGGAAGGAAACCGAAGCCAAAGAGAAAGAAAGGACAGAATGAGTCTCCTAAAAAGAAGGTTAGCAGAGAGAAAAGGATAATGCATTGTGGGTGTTGTGGTATTGCTGGACACAATGCGAAGAATTGTAAGAATTTTGGGGTGCCAAAGTTCTTGAAACCAAGAAAGAGGATGAGTTCAAACACTGGAGAAGATGGTTATGAGTCCACAAACACAAACGGAGGAGATACGTCGGATTTTGGAGATGGACCAAGTCAATCGACACAATACTAA
- the LOC106366448 gene encoding methionine gamma-lyase — protein MLTPKLFVFPISKQSPFIIKKKKKITMAHILNTQHLLTTSGKKRNDRDDEDGDSTVAKKSSLMACEADPAVALASIRHEFGEHGGVNMSIEASATFTVMEPDTMRRMFAGELGPENDFFVYSRHFNPTVLNLSRQMAALEGTQAAYCTSSGMAAISSVLLQLCSSGGHVVASKTLYGGTHALLSHFLPRTCNITTSFVDITDHGAVADAIVDGRTQVLYFESMANPTLTVADTPELSRIAHEKGVAVVVDNTFTPMVLSPAKFGADVVVHSISKFISGGADIIAGAVCGSEKLVKGMMDLRGGSLMLLGPTMNAKVAFELSERIPHLGLRMKEHSRRAQVYAERMRELGMKVIYPGLTDHPQHKVATEMVNREYGYGGLLSIDMETEERANKLMTYLQNATQFGLMAVSLGYYETLMSCSGSSTSSELDPSQKAAAGISPGLIRMSVGYAGTLEQKWTQFEKAFIRM, from the exons ATGTTAACaccaaaattatttgtatttccCATTTCCAAACAGAGTCCCTttataatcaaaaaaaaaaaaaaaatcactatggCCCATATCCTCAACACCCAACATCTCCTCACAACCTCCGGGAAGAAACGAAACGACCGCGATGACGAAGACGGAGACTCGACCGTTGCAAAGAAATCTTCACTGATGGCATGTGAAGCTGACCCCGCTGTGGCTCTGGCAAGCATCCGCCACGAATTCGGGGAGCACGGCGGAGTGAACATGTCCATCGAGGCCTCCGCCACCTTTACGGTCATGGAACCCGACACCATGAGGCGGATGTTCGCCGGAGAACTTGGACCGGAAAATGACTTCTTCGTATATAGCCGACACTTCAACCCCACCGTGCTCAACCTCAGCCGTCAGATGGCTGCTCTCGAAGGCACCCAAGCCGCCTATTGTACCTCAAGCG GTATGGCGGCGATTTCGTCGGTGCTGCTGCAACTATGCAGCAGTGGGGGACACGTGGTGGCTTCAAAGACGCTCTACGGAGGAACACACGCTTTGCTCTCTCATTTCTTGCCACGGACCTGCAACATAACCACGTCCTTCGTGGACATAACGGACCATGGCGCGGTGGCAGACGCGATCGTCGACGGTAGAACACAAGTCCTATATTTTGAGTCGATGGCCAACCCGACGTTGACTGTGGCCGACACACCTGAGTTGAGCCGTATAGCACACGAGAAGGGcgtggcggtggtggtggacAATACCTTTACCCCCATGGTGCTGTCTCCGGCCAAGTTTGGAGCAGATGTGGTGGTTCACAGTATCTCCAAGTTCATTAGTGGTGGGGCCGACATCATCGCAG GGGCCGTGTGTGGGAGCGAGAAGCTGGTGAAAGGGATGATGGATCTGCGTGGCGGGTCTCTGATGCTGCTGGGTCCTACCATGAACGCCAAGGTGGCCTTTGAGCTCTCTGAGCGAATCCCTCACTTGGGCCTTCGCATGAAAGAGCACAGCCGCAGGGCCCAAGTGTATGCAGAAAGAATGAGGGAGCTGGGGATGAAAGTTATATACCCGGGCCTCACGGACCACCCGCAGCACAAGGTGGCTACAGAAATGGTGAACCGAGAGTACGGATACGGAGGGTTGTTGTCAATTGACATGGAGACGGAGGAAAGAGCCAACAAGCTCATGACGTATCTCCAAAACGCCACCCAGTTCGGACTCATGGCCGTCAGTTTGGGTTACTACGAAACTCTCATGTCTTGCTCCGGTAGCAGCACCAGCAGCGAGCTCGACCCCTCTCAGAAAGCAGCCGCAGGTATCTCT